The proteins below are encoded in one region of Rhizobium sp. 9140:
- the fusA gene encoding elongation factor G gives MAREYKIEDYRNFGIMAHIDAGKTTTTERILYYTGKSHKIGEVHDGAATMDWMEQEQERGITITSAATTTYWKGRDGTMRRFNIIDTPGHVDFTIEVERSLRVLDGAIALLDANAGVEPQTETVWRQAEKYNVPRMIFCNKMDKTGADFYRSVSMIKSRLGAIPVVMQLPIGAETEFKGVIDLIEMNALVWRDESLGAQWDVVEIPDDMKDKAQEYRELLIETVVDIDEEAMENYLNGVMPDNDQIRALVRRGTIDVKFHPMFCGTAFKNKGVQPLLDAVCDYLPSPADIPAIKGIDVKTEAEIERHATDEEPLSMLAFKIMNDPFVGSLTFARIYSGKLEKGTSVMNTVKEKRERVGRMLQMHSNSREDIEEAFAGDIVALAGLKETTTGDTLCDPLKQVILERMEFPEPVIQIAIEPKSKGDQEKMGLALNRLAAEDPSFRVKTDEESGQTIIAGMGELHLDILVDRMRREFKVEANVGAPQVAYRETITKKHEEDYTHKKQSGGTGQFARVKIVFEPNPDGDEFKFESKIVGGSIPKEYIPGVQKGIESVLSSGPLAGFPMLGVKATLIDGAFHDVDSSVLAFEIASRACFREASRKAGAQLLEPMMKVEVVTPEDYVGDVIGDLNSRRGQIQGQESRGIAVVIAANVPLANMFKYVDNLRSMSQGRAQYSMVFDHYAPVPSNVATEIQAKYSGQK, from the coding sequence ATGGCTCGCGAATATAAAATCGAAGACTACCGCAATTTTGGGATCATGGCGCACATCGACGCCGGCAAGACCACGACCACCGAGCGGATTCTTTACTACACAGGCAAGTCGCACAAGATCGGCGAAGTGCACGACGGCGCTGCCACCATGGACTGGATGGAGCAGGAGCAGGAACGCGGCATCACCATCACGTCCGCTGCGACCACGACCTACTGGAAGGGTCGCGATGGCACCATGCGTCGCTTCAACATCATCGACACACCCGGCCACGTCGACTTCACAATTGAAGTCGAGCGTTCGCTGCGCGTTCTTGACGGCGCTATCGCTCTTCTCGACGCCAACGCCGGTGTCGAGCCGCAGACGGAAACCGTCTGGCGCCAGGCTGAGAAGTATAACGTTCCGCGCATGATCTTCTGCAACAAGATGGACAAGACGGGCGCTGACTTCTATCGCTCGGTATCCATGATCAAGTCGCGTCTCGGCGCGATCCCGGTCGTCATGCAGCTGCCGATCGGTGCAGAAACCGAATTCAAGGGCGTCATCGATCTGATCGAGATGAATGCTCTCGTCTGGCGTGACGAATCGCTCGGCGCCCAGTGGGACGTCGTCGAAATTCCGGACGATATGAAGGACAAGGCTCAGGAATATCGTGAGCTCCTGATCGAGACGGTTGTCGATATCGATGAAGAAGCGATGGAGAACTACCTGAACGGTGTCATGCCTGACAACGATCAGATCCGTGCTCTCGTTCGTCGCGGCACCATCGACGTCAAGTTCCACCCGATGTTCTGCGGCACGGCCTTCAAGAACAAGGGCGTTCAGCCCCTGCTCGACGCCGTCTGCGACTACCTGCCGTCGCCGGCCGACATCCCTGCCATCAAGGGTATCGACGTCAAGACGGAAGCCGAAATCGAGCGTCATGCAACGGACGAAGAGCCGCTGTCCATGCTCGCGTTCAAGATCATGAACGATCCCTTCGTCGGTTCGCTCACCTTCGCCCGCATCTATTCCGGCAAGCTCGAAAAGGGCACGTCGGTCATGAATACGGTCAAGGAAAAGCGCGAGCGCGTCGGCCGTATGCTGCAGATGCATTCCAACTCCCGTGAAGACATCGAAGAAGCCTTCGCTGGCGACATCGTCGCTCTCGCTGGCCTCAAGGAAACCACGACGGGTGACACGCTCTGCGATCCCCTGAAGCAGGTCATCCTCGAGCGCATGGAATTCCCCGAGCCGGTCATTCAGATCGCCATCGAGCCGAAGTCCAAGGGCGACCAGGAAAAGATGGGCCTCGCGCTCAACCGTCTGGCTGCCGAAGACCCGTCGTTCCGCGTCAAGACGGACGAAGAGTCCGGCCAGACGATCATTGCCGGCATGGGCGAACTTCACCTCGACATTCTCGTTGATCGCATGCGTCGCGAGTTCAAGGTCGAAGCCAACGTCGGTGCGCCGCAGGTTGCTTATCGTGAGACCATCACGAAGAAGCACGAGGAAGACTACACGCACAAGAAGCAGTCCGGTGGTACCGGCCAGTTCGCGCGCGTCAAGATCGTCTTCGAACCCAACCCGGATGGCGACGAGTTCAAGTTCGAGTCCAAGATCGTCGGTGGTTCCATTCCGAAGGAATACATCCCCGGCGTTCAGAAGGGCATCGAAAGCGTTCTGTCTTCCGGCCCGCTGGCGGGCTTCCCGATGCTCGGCGTCAAGGCGACGCTCATCGACGGTGCCTTCCACGATGTCGACTCCTCGGTCCTCGCCTTCGAAATCGCATCGCGTGCCTGCTTCCGTGAAGCATCGCGCAAGGCCGGCGCTCAGCTGCTCGAGCCGATGATGAAGGTTGAAGTCGTTACCCCGGAAGATTACGTCGGCGACGTCATTGGCGACCTGAACTCGCGTCGTGGTCAGATCCAGGGCCAGGAAAGCCGCGGTATCGCCGTGGTAATCGCTGCCAACGTGCCGCTGGCCAACATGTTCAAGTACGTCGACAACCTGCGCTCCATGAGCCAGGGCCGCGCGCAGTACTCGATGGTCTTCGATCACTACGCACCGGTTCCGTCGAACGTCGCAACCGAAATCCAGGCGAAGTACTCCGGTCAGAAGTGA
- the rpsG gene encoding 30S ribosomal protein S7, translating to MSRRHSAEKREINPDPKFGDLVVTKFMNAIMLHGKKSVAENIVYGAFDAVQGKLKQEPVAVFHSALDNIAPHVEVRSRRVGGATYQVPVDVRPERRQALAIRWLIAAARKRNETTMIDRLCGELMDAANNRGSAVKKREDTHKMADANRAFSHYRW from the coding sequence ATGTCCCGTCGCCATAGTGCAGAAAAGCGTGAGATCAATCCGGACCCCAAGTTCGGCGATCTCGTTGTCACCAAGTTCATGAACGCCATCATGCTTCATGGAAAGAAGTCGGTTGCTGAAAACATCGTTTACGGTGCTTTCGATGCCGTTCAGGGCAAGTTGAAGCAGGAGCCGGTCGCCGTGTTCCATTCGGCTCTCGACAACATCGCTCCGCACGTAGAAGTCCGTTCGCGCCGCGTTGGCGGTGCGACGTACCAGGTTCCGGTCGATGTTCGTCCGGAGCGCCGTCAGGCTCTCGCCATCCGTTGGTTGATCGCCGCAGCTCGCAAGCGCAACGAAACGACCATGATCGATCGCCTCTGCGGCGAACTCATGGACGCCGCGAACAATCGCGGTAGCGCAGTAAAGAAGCGCGAAGACACGCACAAGATGGCCGACGCCAACCGCGCTTTCTCGCACTATCGCTGGTAA
- the tuf gene encoding elongation factor Tu — protein MAKSKFERNKPHVNIGTIGHVDHGKTSLTAAITKYFGEYKAYDQIDAAPEEKARGITISTAHVEYETPARHYAHVDCPGHADYVKNMITGAAQMDGAILVCSAADGPMPQTREHILLARQVGVPAIVVFLNKVDQVDDAELLELVELEVRELLSSYDFPGDDIPIVKGSALAALEDSDKKIGEDAIRELMAAVDAYIPTPERPINMPFLMPIEDVFSISGRGTVVTGRVERGIVKVGEEVEIVGIRATSKTTVTGVEMFRKLLDQGQAGDNIGALVRGVTRDGVERGQILCKPGSVKPHKKFMAEAYILTKEEGGRHTPFFTNYRPQFYFRTTDVTGIVTLPEGTEMVMPGDNVTVAVELIVPIAMEEKLRFAIREGGRTVGAGIVASIVE, from the coding sequence ATGGCAAAGAGCAAGTTTGAACGCAACAAGCCGCACGTGAACATCGGAACGATCGGTCACGTCGACCATGGCAAGACGTCGCTGACGGCAGCGATCACGAAGTACTTCGGCGAATACAAGGCGTACGACCAGATCGACGCCGCTCCGGAAGAAAAGGCCCGCGGCATCACCATCTCGACGGCACATGTCGAATATGAGACGCCGGCTCGCCACTACGCGCACGTCGACTGCCCCGGCCACGCCGACTACGTCAAGAACATGATCACCGGTGCGGCGCAGATGGACGGCGCGATCCTCGTCTGCTCGGCAGCCGACGGCCCGATGCCCCAGACCCGCGAGCACATCCTGCTGGCCCGTCAGGTCGGCGTTCCCGCCATCGTCGTGTTCCTCAACAAGGTCGACCAGGTTGACGACGCAGAACTTCTCGAGCTTGTCGAGCTGGAAGTTCGCGAACTCCTGTCGTCCTACGACTTTCCCGGCGACGACATTCCGATCGTCAAGGGCTCGGCTCTGGCCGCTCTCGAAGATTCGGACAAGAAGATCGGCGAAGACGCCATCCGCGAACTGATGGCCGCTGTCGACGCGTACATCCCGACGCCTGAGCGTCCGATCAACATGCCGTTCCTGATGCCGATCGAAGACGTGTTCTCGATCTCGGGTCGTGGTACGGTTGTGACCGGTCGCGTCGAGCGCGGCATCGTCAAGGTCGGTGAAGAAGTCGAGATCGTCGGCATCCGTGCGACGTCCAAGACCACCGTCACCGGCGTCGAAATGTTCCGCAAGCTGCTCGACCAGGGCCAGGCCGGCGACAACATCGGCGCTCTCGTTCGCGGCGTCACCCGTGACGGCGTCGAGCGTGGCCAGATCCTGTGCAAGCCGGGTTCGGTCAAGCCGCACAAGAAGTTCATGGCCGAAGCCTACATCCTGACGAAGGAAGAAGGCGGCCGTCATACGCCGTTCTTCACGAACTATCGTCCGCAGTTCTACTTCCGCACAACGGACGTGACGGGCATCGTGACGCTGCCGGAAGGCACGGAAATGGTCATGCCGGGCGACAACGTCACCGTCGCCGTCGAGCTGATCGTTCCAATCGCGATGGAAGAAAAGCTGCGCTTCGCAATCCGCGAAGGCGGCCGTACCGTCGGCGCCGGCATCGTGGCTTCGATCGTCGAGTAA